CTACTTCGTGCCGCGCGGCTATGCGACGGTGCTCGTCGACCTGGCGGGCACGAACCGCTCCCAGGGTTGCGTGGACGTCGGCGGCCCCTCCGACGTCACCTCGGCGACCGCCGTCGTGGAGTGGCTGAACGGCGCCGCCACCGGCTACACCTCGCCGACCGGGGACGAGCACGCCTCGGCCGACTGGTCCACCGGCGCCGTGGGGATGATCGGCAAGTCCTACGACGGCACCATCGCCAACGGCGTCGCCGCGACCGGGACGCCCGGACTGAAGACGATCGTGCCGATCGGCGCCATCAGCTCCTGGTACGACTACTACGGCTCCGACGGCGCGGCCTTCCGTAACTCCCCCGCAGGCCTGGCCAGGACCGTGGAGCAGGGCGGCGGGCGGAGCGACTGCGGCCACGTCAAGGCCGAGCTGGACGCGGGCGCGCCGACCGACGGCGACTGGACCGACCTGTGGGAGGAGCGCGACCACACCAAGGACGCGGCGAACGTCCAGGCCAGCGTGCTCGCCGTGCACGGGCTCGGCGACCTCAACGTCAAGATGATCCACTTCGGCCGCTGGTGGGATGCGCTGGCGGAACACGACGTGCCACGCAAGGTCTGGCTCACCCAGGCCGGCCACGTCGACCCGTTCGACTTCCGCCGTGAGGAATGGGTCGACACCCTGCACCGCTGGTTCGACCGGTGGCTGCTGGAGGTGCCCAACGGCATCGACGCCGAGCCGACCGCCACCATCGAACGCGCCCCCGACGTCTGGACCGACGAACCGGTCTGGCCGCCCGCGTCCACCGCCGACGTCACGCTGACGCCGAGGGTGAGCGGCACCGAGGGGCTCGGCCATCTCGGCGTGCACCGGCATCCGCCGATGGAGAGCCTGCGGATCGAGCGCGGCGCGGGCGGCAACCAGTTCGCCTGGGCCGAGTCGCCCGATCAGCCCGCCGACGACCGGCTGCTCTTCTACACCCCGCCGTTGAGTCGGGACGCCCGGATCGCGGGCACCGGGTCGGTGACCGTGTCGGTGTCCTCCTCGCTGCCCGTCGGCCATCTCACGGCGACGCTGGTGGACTACGGGCCTGCCACCACCCGCGACTATCTCGGCAGCGGCGAGGGCATCCGGACGTTGTCCACCCGGTCCTGCTGGGGCGAGAGCACGCCGTTCGACGACGCCTGTTACCGCGACACCGAGACGACCACCGCCGACGTCGACCTGGAGATCTTCGCGCGGGGGTGGGCGGACATCGCCAACCACTCCTCCCGCACCGACGGGGAGACGCTGGAGCCGGGGCAGTCCTACGACGTGACCTTCCGACTCTCCACCACCGATCACGTGGTGCCCGCGGGACACCAGCTCGCACTGATCATCGGCGGCAGCGACTCGCGCTACCTGCGCGCGCCCTCGGGCACGCCCGCCCTCACGGTCGGGCTGCGCGGGACCAGCGTCGACGTTCCGTTGGTGGACGGCGAGATCCGGTTCGGCCCGGTCCGCGAGGAACCGCCGACGGTGCGGGAGCACCGCGTCCCCGAGGAACCGATGATCCTCGTGAACGGCGACCAGGTCCGGGGCTGAGCGGACTGCTCGAGCGTCATACGGTCCGGGCACGGGAGCGCACCAGTGATCGCCGCGCCCCGTGCCCGGCACCGCCAGGAGAGACGTCCGCCCCACTCCCGCTCGGACGCCGACCCGCCGTCGCTCGCGTCCGACACCGGGTCGCATGGCACACAGCCGCCCACGCGCCACTATCACCATGGGTGCACTGACAGCCACTTTCCGGTGAGGACGCCCACGTCCGGAAGGGGCCGGGCGCACTGTCACGGTCTACGAGGCCATGGCTTCGTTCATCGCGGCGGTTGACTCGCATCCCGGCCAAGGCACGCCACACGCGAACACTCTTTCGCGCCACTCACCCCAGATACCCGAACAACCCGTTCCAACGGCGCTGGTCTCCCTCGGCGGCGGCGATCAACACCTCCGGATCGATCCGCACGATCTTGCCGCTGTCTGCCGTCGGCAGCTGCTGGGCGAGGATCTCCGGCGGCTCGACGTCACCACGCGCCGGGAACTCCCCGATCTGACGAAACACATCCTGACCGCGCTTCGACAGATTCCACTCCAGGAACAGCTCGGCGGCGGCGGTGTTGACAGCCGAGTCCGTCATCCCGACGAAGTAGTCGTAGGCCGCCATTCCCTCGTCGGGGATGACGAAGTTCACCGGCGCGTTCTTGCTGGCGGCGATGTTGACGCTGCTGACGACGGCGGTGGCCACCGGGATCTCCCCCCGCGCGAGGCTCTCCAGCGCGGCGCTGGAGGAGTCGAAGATGCGGGGATCCTGCTCGGCCAGCGCGGGCAGGAAGTCCGGTCCCAGTTCCTCTTCTTGGAACCGGTTCAACGTCAGCGAGCTGCCGCCCGCGCCGACCTGGGTGATGCCCAGCCTGCCGCTCCACCTCGGGTCGGTGAGGTCGTGCCAGGACGTCGGCGCCTCCGCCGGCTCCACCAGCGCGGTGTTGTACGCGAAGGTGTAGAGCGGGTTGAAGACTCGGTAGAACTCGCCGTCGAAGTAGCGGACCGAGTCGTCGAGGTCGTCATAGGCCGACACGCGATGCGACTGGAACACCCCCGCGTCACGCATCCGGGAGGCGATGTCGAAGTCCGAGGTGCGGACGACGTCCGCGCCCAGGCGCCCCGCGCCCTGCTCGCTCAGGACCCGCTCGGACAGCCGGTTGGGCACCAGTCGGACCAGGTCGACGGTGATGCCGGTGTCCTCCTCGAAGACCTTGATGACCTCCTTCTCACTGTTCTCCACATAGCCGCTGTACAGCGACAGCCTGCCCTCCTCGACGGCGGCGTCGAACAGCGCGGCGTCGGCGACGCGCTCCCCGTCGATCACCAGGCCGTCAGAGGTGTCGACGTCGGCGGTGGAGTCCACCACCGGCTCGAACTGCGGCGGGGCACAGCCTGCGGCCACGAGTGCGCCCGCCACGGCGACGCAGGCGAGCATCCTGGTCCTTCTCATCGCGCACCATCCACGGTCTTGGCTCCGAACGACTTGGCCAGCAGCGCGATGATCAGGATGATCACGCAGTAGAGCAGGCTGACGGAGGCGGCGCCCTGCATGGCACCGTTGTCGTAGTTGTCGAAGATGAGGATCGACAGCAGTCGGGTGTCAGAGGTGAACAGGAACAACGCCGCCGACAGCTCACGCATGCAGAGCATGAGCAGCAGCAACACCGTCGAGACCATCCCGACCCGCATCAGCGGCAGCGTCACCCAGGACACCGCCTTGGCCCGTCGGGCGCCCAGCAGCACCGCGCTGTCCTCCAGATCGCGGTCGACCTGGAGGATCGAGGAGGTCACTCCCCGATAGCCCTGCGGCAGGAAGACCGCCATGAAGGCGATGACCAGGACGAACACCGTGCCGTAGACGGGCAGCGGGATCACCAGCCACGTCCACAGCAGGCCGAGGCCCAGCACGATGGCGGGCACGGCCAACGGGGCCATCGCCACGAACTCCAGCACCCGCCTGCCCGCGGAGTTGGTCCGATAGACGGTGTAGGCGACGACGAAGCTGACGGCCGTGCCCAGCAGGGCTGCCAGGACCGCGGTCACCGCGCTGTTGCCGGCCGACTGGAGGAAGTCGGGCGAGAGGATGAGCTGTCCGATCATGTAGAAGGACAGCGCTCCCGGCTCGGTGAGCTGGCCGAGCGAGGAGACGTACGGGGAACTCTGGAGCGCGGAGATCAGCAGCGCGCCGATCGGCAGCACCACCGCCAGCAGGAAGTACACCAGCGCCGCGATGAAGAGCGGCCAGCGCCACCGGCCCAGCGACACCAGCTTCGTCTTGACGCCCTTGCCGGTGCCGGTGGTGAACTTCCGACGCATCACCGCCCGCTGCTGGAGGGCGGTCACGATCAGGAGTACGGCCGTCAGTGTGATCGCCACCGCCGCCGCCTCGGTCCCTCGGGACGGCGAGGCGTTCATGAGCCGGTAGATGAAGCTCGGCAGTGTCTCGACCTGGCCGGGGTTGCCGATGACCTGGGCGACGGGGAAGTTCTCCATCGTCAGCGCGAAGATCAGCACGCCGGAGCCGAGGATCGCGGGCAGGGCGAGCGGGAACGTCACCCAGCTCAGGGTCCGCCTGCGGGTCCCGCCGTGGACGAACGCCGCCTCCTCCAGGTCGGGGTTCATCAGCGACAACGCCCCGTGGACCAGTAGAAAGGCATAGGGGGCGTAGTAGAGCGCCAGCACCATGATCAGGCCGGGCATGCTGTAGATGTTCAGCGTCACGTCGAGGCCGACGCTCTGGAACATCAGGTTGAGGAAGCCCGTGGCCGGGCTGCCCAGCAACGACCACGCCAGTGCGCCGACCAGGGACGGCAGGAACATCGGCGCGATGCCGACGAAGTAGAGGAACCGCCTGCCGGGCACGTCGGCCCGCGCGGCGAGGAACGCCAGTCCGCAGCCGATGGCCATGGCGAACACCGAGGCCAGCGCGGCGATGAGCACGGAGTTCCCGAGCGCGCCCAGCGCCTCGGCGGAACCGACGATGGCGAAGTTGTCCAGGGAGAGCGAGTCCAGGCCGATGGAGCCGGGACGCGGGACGTCGTCGCTGAACGCCGCGAGCGCGATGAAGAGCATGGGCAGCACCACGAAAATGCCGAGCACCACCAGCAGCACCCCGGTGGGCGCGCCCTGACGCAGCCTTCGTACGAGTGTTCTCACGTCCGCACCTCCGAGGGGAGCACCTGGACGGCGGACGGGGCGGCCGAGGCCCAGACCTCGGCGCCGACCGTCAGCAGCGGCGCCGAGCCCTTGCCGACGACGGCGTCGAGTTCCGGGCCGCCCTTGAGCGCCACGCGGTAGCGCACCGAGGCGCCCTGGTAGGCGACGACCTCGACCCGGCCGAGCCAGTCGTTGCCGTCGCGCAGCGGCTCGCCGCTGAGTCGGACGTCCTCCGGTCGGATGCAGGCCTGCGGCGAGTCGAGGTCGCCGGGCACGTTCTGGGCCAGCACCTCCACGTCGTGGCCGGTCAGCCCGAAAAGCTCGCCGCCGTCGGCCGTGCCGCGCGGGACGCAGGGGAAGACGTTGGACACGCCGAGGAAGTCGGCGATCGAGGCAGAGCAGGGGTTCTCGTAGATCCGCTCCGGCCGGTCGATCTGCACGATCCGACCGCCCTGCATGAGGGCGATCCGGTCGGCGAGCGCCAGCGCCTCGGACTGGTCGTGGGTGACGTAGACACAGGTCAGGTTGAGTCGCTGCTGGATCTCACGCAGTTCCAGCCGCAGCCGGTCGCGCAGGCGGGCATCGAGGTTGGACAGCGGCTCGTCCAGCAGCAGCACGCTCGGGCGCATCACCAGGCTCCTGGCCAGCGCGACTCGCTGCATCTGACCGCCGCTGAGCAGGCTGGCACCCCGGTCGGCGAACTCGGCGAGACCGACGATCTCCAGCGTCTCGGTGACGCGCTGCCGGATCTCGTCCTTCGGCAGCTTCTGCTGCCGGAGCGGGAACGCGACGTTCTGGAAGATCGTCCGGTGCGGCCAGACCGCGTACGACTGGAAGACCATGCCGACGTTGCGGCGGTTCGGCGGGACCTCCACGCCGCGTTCGGCGTCGAAGACGACCGTGTCGCCGATGGTGATCCGCCCCCGAGTCGGGGTCTCCAGTCCTGCCACGCACCGCATGGTCGAGGTCTTGCCGCAGCCGGACTTGCCGAGCAGGACCACCGACTCGCCGTCCTCGACGGTGATGTCGAGATCGTCGACGGCGACGGCTCCCCCGTAGGCGAGCGTGATGTTCTCCAACTGAACCTTCATGACAGCTCCCTTGCTGTCGGGCCGCCGTGTCAGCACGCGGTCGGCGAGATTGATGCCCGTGCGCGGTCCTCGCCGTCCTCGCCGGAGGGCGGCCGCGGTGCGAGGGGTCGCAGCGCGTCCACGCCCTCGGGTCAGGACGAGAGGGAGCCCGGGACGGGCACTCGGACCGGAACCAGCAGTTCCGCGGTCGCGATTCGTCGCGCGGCACGGTGCAGGGTCACCGCTCGTACCGCTCCCGAATCGTCGAGATCGATGTCGACCGGCACCACGCCCACCGGGGTGCCGAGCCGGATCGAGGTCTGCACCGGCCGGTTTCCGGCCAGTGTCGCCGGGAGAGTCCCCGTTGTCACCACCCCGGCCGCCACAGCGACCGCCGAGGTCAGGCCGATGGCGGGGTGCGGCGCGTGCATGGAGAGCAT
This genomic stretch from Actinoalloteichus hoggarensis harbors:
- a CDS encoding Xaa-Pro dipeptidyl-peptidase, encoding MPTRPPTRRLLALPLAGALLAGTALPAVATDEQRTPTDAAFTLDGGVSAPVHSYADAIRETVWVDIGMDGDRDGVSDRVAADIIRPAEPAQAGLPVPVIMDASPYYSCCGRGNESQLKTYDAEGRPEGFPLFYDNYFVPRGYATVLVDLAGTNRSQGCVDVGGPSDVTSATAVVEWLNGAATGYTSPTGDEHASADWSTGAVGMIGKSYDGTIANGVAATGTPGLKTIVPIGAISSWYDYYGSDGAAFRNSPAGLARTVEQGGGRSDCGHVKAELDAGAPTDGDWTDLWEERDHTKDAANVQASVLAVHGLGDLNVKMIHFGRWWDALAEHDVPRKVWLTQAGHVDPFDFRREEWVDTLHRWFDRWLLEVPNGIDAEPTATIERAPDVWTDEPVWPPASTADVTLTPRVSGTEGLGHLGVHRHPPMESLRIERGAGGNQFAWAESPDQPADDRLLFYTPPLSRDARIAGTGSVTVSVSSSLPVGHLTATLVDYGPATTRDYLGSGEGIRTLSTRSCWGESTPFDDACYRDTETTTADVDLEIFARGWADIANHSSRTDGETLEPGQSYDVTFRLSTTDHVVPAGHQLALIIGGSDSRYLRAPSGTPALTVGLRGTSVDVPLVDGEIRFGPVREEPPTVREHRVPEEPMILVNGDQVRG
- a CDS encoding ABC transporter substrate-binding protein, producing the protein MRRTRMLACVAVAGALVAAGCAPPQFEPVVDSTADVDTSDGLVIDGERVADAALFDAAVEEGRLSLYSGYVENSEKEVIKVFEEDTGITVDLVRLVPNRLSERVLSEQGAGRLGADVVRTSDFDIASRMRDAGVFQSHRVSAYDDLDDSVRYFDGEFYRVFNPLYTFAYNTALVEPAEAPTSWHDLTDPRWSGRLGITQVGAGGSSLTLNRFQEEELGPDFLPALAEQDPRIFDSSSAALESLARGEIPVATAVVSSVNIAASKNAPVNFVIPDEGMAAYDYFVGMTDSAVNTAAAELFLEWNLSKRGQDVFRQIGEFPARGDVEPPEILAQQLPTADSGKIVRIDPEVLIAAAEGDQRRWNGLFGYLG
- a CDS encoding ABC transporter ATP-binding protein gives rise to the protein MKVQLENITLAYGGAVAVDDLDITVEDGESVVLLGKSGCGKTSTMRCVAGLETPTRGRITIGDTVVFDAERGVEVPPNRRNVGMVFQSYAVWPHRTIFQNVAFPLRQQKLPKDEIRQRVTETLEIVGLAEFADRGASLLSGGQMQRVALARSLVMRPSVLLLDEPLSNLDARLRDRLRLELREIQQRLNLTCVYVTHDQSEALALADRIALMQGGRIVQIDRPERIYENPCSASIADFLGVSNVFPCVPRGTADGGELFGLTGHDVEVLAQNVPGDLDSPQACIRPEDVRLSGEPLRDGNDWLGRVEVVAYQGASVRYRVALKGGPELDAVVGKGSAPLLTVGAEVWASAAPSAVQVLPSEVRT
- a CDS encoding ABC transporter permease, whose product is MRTLVRRLRQGAPTGVLLVVLGIFVVLPMLFIALAAFSDDVPRPGSIGLDSLSLDNFAIVGSAEALGALGNSVLIAALASVFAMAIGCGLAFLAARADVPGRRFLYFVGIAPMFLPSLVGALAWSLLGSPATGFLNLMFQSVGLDVTLNIYSMPGLIMVLALYYAPYAFLLVHGALSLMNPDLEEAAFVHGGTRRRTLSWVTFPLALPAILGSGVLIFALTMENFPVAQVIGNPGQVETLPSFIYRLMNASPSRGTEAAAVAITLTAVLLIVTALQQRAVMRRKFTTGTGKGVKTKLVSLGRWRWPLFIAALVYFLLAVVLPIGALLISALQSSPYVSSLGQLTEPGALSFYMIGQLILSPDFLQSAGNSAVTAVLAALLGTAVSFVVAYTVYRTNSAGRRVLEFVAMAPLAVPAIVLGLGLLWTWLVIPLPVYGTVFVLVIAFMAVFLPQGYRGVTSSILQVDRDLEDSAVLLGARRAKAVSWVTLPLMRVGMVSTVLLLLMLCMRELSAALFLFTSDTRLLSILIFDNYDNGAMQGAASVSLLYCVIILIIALLAKSFGAKTVDGAR